One Streptomyces sp. NBC_01217 genomic region harbors:
- a CDS encoding IS3 family transposase — protein MNATFAASPGADKALADPAGRESKAVPDLIGRDFHAERPGTKLVGDITYLPTAEGWLYLACWLDLATREVVGYAMADHHRAELVVDALDMAHGRGGLEPGCVVHSDRGSEYISTQFRECIGKLGLRQSCGRTGSCFDNAAAESFWALLKEEIGTRTWPDRATARAEVFSFIETFYNRRLRKHRAFGYLTRPRPGNVSSTPSRHNDHVSEITGKLQRPSSPHSRERACARGG, from the coding sequence GTGAACGCGACATTCGCGGCGTCACCCGGCGCAGACAAGGCGCTCGCTGACCCGGCCGGACGCGAAAGCAAGGCCGTCCCGGACCTGATCGGCCGCGACTTCCATGCCGAACGCCCCGGGACCAAGCTGGTCGGTGACATCACTTACCTGCCCACCGCCGAGGGCTGGCTCTACCTCGCCTGCTGGCTGGACCTGGCCACCCGCGAGGTCGTCGGCTACGCCATGGCCGACCACCACCGCGCCGAGCTGGTGGTCGACGCTCTCGACATGGCCCACGGCCGGGGCGGCCTCGAGCCCGGCTGCGTGGTTCACAGCGATCGCGGCAGCGAATACATTTCGACCCAATTCCGTGAATGCATAGGGAAGTTGGGGCTGCGGCAGAGCTGCGGACGCACCGGATCATGTTTCGACAACGCCGCCGCGGAGAGCTTCTGGGCGCTGCTCAAGGAAGAGATCGGCACCCGTACGTGGCCCGACCGGGCCACCGCCCGCGCCGAGGTCTTCTCCTTCATCGAGACCTTCTACAACCGCCGCCTACGCAAGCACCGCGCGTTCGGCTACCTCACCCGGCCGAGACCAGGCAACGTCAGCAGCACGCCCTCGCGGCATAACGATCACGTGTCCGAGATCACGGGGAAACTTCAGCGCCCGTCTTCCCCGCATTCGCGCGAACGGGCCTGCGCGCGCGGAGGATAG
- a CDS encoding IS3 family transposase, which produces MSELYRLIHTEKANYSIVLLCRVLRVARSSYYAWCEGEAARHARRAADDALAHEITVVHIASRHTYGVPRIHAELRRLGRRVNRKRIARVMRERDIRGVTRRRQGAR; this is translated from the coding sequence GTGAGCGAGCTGTACCGGTTGATCCACACGGAGAAGGCGAACTATTCGATCGTCCTGCTGTGCCGGGTCCTGCGCGTGGCCCGGTCCTCCTACTACGCCTGGTGCGAGGGCGAGGCGGCCCGCCACGCCAGGCGGGCCGCCGACGACGCTCTCGCCCACGAGATCACCGTGGTGCACATCGCTTCCCGGCACACCTACGGCGTCCCGCGCATCCACGCCGAACTGCGCCGCCTGGGCCGACGCGTGAACCGCAAGCGCATCGCCCGCGTGATGCGTGAACGCGACATTCGCGGCGTCACCCGGCGCAGACAAGGCGCTCGCTGA
- a CDS encoding KedN5 family methylcobalamin-dependent radical SAM C-methyltransferase gives MLVQQGVWDMPLESMPLASGYLKAMILDDSELSAQTRVDIVNFRGGVTQGEMARRLFSGQLPDVLAFSVLGWNVRAFGALAETFKQLNPEGWVVFGGTHVTQQAERVFRENPAVDVIVNGEGEITFRELVRAHVNGCDRTALADVEGISYRSPSGTPVTTADRPRIEDLDIIPSPFLTGAIDLVDENGVFLYDVALVETNRGCPYKCAFCYWGGAVGQRVRAFSRSRLRAELELFAELKVHTVVACDANFGMMPIDLELVEDLIDIKEKHGFPRAFETSWAKNKSTVFYEIVHRMKEAELRSSFTLALQSLNPDALDTMNRRNMKVNAWQDLVQWLGTEGMDCYAELIWGAPGETVDSFIAGYDELARHVSRIAVYPIMLLPNTDYSDQKEVHGIIALRGDHDDFEYVLAHRTMSFADNAHMQRFLFWARVVAENAVLRHCWLPLREFAGWQQSQVLGSLADWADTSPRPEAVPLREAAARAHGGGAPAYATAIGYLFTSPAGRSALRHWWAEAVSPQLPPEYRAFLGEVFRYDLLTQPVCPAADTGSRPAADPFFPDAEELPDQDLYVRRGVMLGFDLPSLLPELRAGRQVDVSPAPTEVDVHYRRGALNAVLSTNHEEIVHFMGVPQYARQRDQVSLSGSV, from the coding sequence ATGCTGGTTCAGCAGGGTGTCTGGGATATGCCGCTGGAATCCATGCCGTTGGCCTCCGGCTATCTCAAGGCGATGATTCTCGATGATTCGGAGCTGAGCGCCCAGACAAGGGTCGACATAGTCAATTTCCGTGGTGGTGTAACCCAAGGTGAAATGGCCCGGAGACTCTTCTCCGGTCAGCTGCCCGACGTCCTGGCGTTCTCGGTGCTCGGCTGGAACGTGCGGGCCTTCGGCGCGCTCGCCGAGACCTTCAAGCAGCTCAACCCGGAAGGATGGGTGGTGTTCGGCGGAACGCATGTCACCCAGCAGGCGGAGCGGGTGTTCCGCGAGAACCCGGCGGTCGACGTCATCGTCAACGGCGAGGGCGAGATCACCTTCCGGGAACTGGTCAGGGCGCACGTGAACGGCTGCGACCGTACCGCGTTGGCCGATGTCGAGGGGATCTCCTACCGGTCGCCCAGCGGCACACCGGTCACGACGGCGGACCGGCCCCGTATCGAGGACCTGGACATCATCCCGTCCCCTTTCCTGACCGGGGCCATCGACCTCGTCGACGAGAACGGTGTGTTCCTCTACGACGTGGCGCTCGTCGAGACCAACCGTGGCTGCCCCTACAAGTGTGCCTTCTGCTACTGGGGAGGGGCGGTGGGGCAGCGGGTCCGCGCCTTCTCCCGCTCCCGGCTCCGCGCCGAACTGGAGCTCTTCGCCGAGCTCAAGGTCCACACCGTCGTCGCCTGCGATGCCAACTTCGGGATGATGCCGATCGATCTGGAACTGGTGGAGGATCTGATCGACATCAAGGAGAAGCACGGCTTCCCGCGCGCCTTCGAGACGTCCTGGGCGAAGAACAAGTCCACGGTCTTCTACGAGATCGTCCACCGTATGAAGGAAGCGGAGCTGCGGAGTTCGTTCACTCTCGCACTACAGAGCCTGAACCCCGATGCGCTCGACACGATGAACCGGCGCAACATGAAGGTCAACGCGTGGCAGGACCTCGTGCAGTGGCTCGGGACGGAGGGGATGGACTGCTATGCGGAGCTGATCTGGGGGGCTCCGGGCGAGACGGTCGATTCCTTCATCGCCGGGTACGACGAACTCGCCCGTCATGTCTCACGGATCGCGGTTTATCCGATCATGTTGCTGCCCAACACCGACTACTCGGACCAAAAGGAGGTACACGGGATCATCGCGCTGCGCGGTGATCACGATGATTTCGAATACGTGCTCGCCCATCGGACGATGTCCTTCGCGGATAACGCCCACATGCAGCGCTTCCTGTTCTGGGCCCGGGTGGTGGCGGAGAACGCGGTACTGCGGCACTGCTGGTTGCCGCTGAGGGAGTTCGCCGGCTGGCAGCAGTCCCAGGTCCTTGGTAGCCTCGCCGACTGGGCCGACACGTCCCCCAGGCCGGAGGCCGTGCCGCTGCGGGAGGCGGCCGCCCGGGCACACGGTGGGGGGGCACCCGCGTACGCGACCGCCATCGGATATCTGTTCACCAGCCCGGCTGGCCGCAGCGCCCTGCGGCACTGGTGGGCGGAGGCGGTGAGCCCGCAACTGCCCCCCGAGTACCGTGCGTTCCTGGGTGAGGTGTTCCGGTACGACCTGCTCACCCAGCCGGTCTGCCCGGCGGCCGACACTGGCAGCCGGCCCGCCGCCGACCCGTTCTTCCCCGACGCGGAGGAACTACCGGACCAAGATCTCTACGTACGCCGGGGCGTCATGTTGGGCTTCGACCTGCCGTCGCTGCTTCCCGAACTGCGAGCGGGCCGGCAGGTCGATGTGTCCCCCGCTCCGACCGAGGTGGACGTCCACTACCGCAGGGGGGCGCTCAACGCCGTGCTCTCCACCAACCACGAGGAGATCGTGCACTTCATGGGCGTGCCGCAGTACGCCAGGCAGCGCGATCAGGTCTCGCTGAGCGGAAGCGTGTGA